A single Aythya fuligula isolate bAytFul2 chromosome 21, bAytFul2.pri, whole genome shotgun sequence DNA region contains:
- the LOC116497752 gene encoding forkhead box protein L1-like: MGEAQPGEPRPSPGSPGPAEELQKPPYSYVALIAMAIRASPEQRLPLRGIYAYISSRFPYYRCCPKGWQNSVRHNLSLNPCFLRLPPRHGPSAPRRGGEWALDPASFHDMFPGGDYRRRRRRPQPPQSSAASPRPPPPLPACPCPALPAWAPLWGSGPPPPVPAWGPAWCPGPPPPQPPPELGPCCFVTALSAPPSPES; this comes from the coding sequence ATGGGCGAAGCGCAGCCGGGGGAGCCGCGTCCATCCCCGGGCAGCCCGGGGCcggcagaggagctgcagaaacCCCCTTATTCCTACGTGGCCCTCATCGCCATGGCCATCCGGGCCAGCCCTGAGCAGCGCCTACCCCTGAGGGGCATCTACGCCTACATCTCCAGCCGCTTCCCTTACTACCGCTGCTGCCCCAAGGGCTGGCAGAACAGCGTCCGCCACAACCTCAGCCTCAACCCCTGCTTCCTCCGCCTGCCTCCCCGCCACGGCCCCTCAGCTCCTCGCCGGGGCGGCGAATGGGCCCTGGACCCGGCTTCTTTCCACGACATGTTCCCGGGGGGCGACtatcgccgccgccgccgccggccccagCCGCCTCAGAGCAGCGCCGCCTCCCCCAGGCCTCCGCCACCGCTCCCCGCGTGCCCCTGCCCGGCTCTGCCCGCCTGGGCCCCGCTGTGGGGctcggggccgccgccgcctgtTCCCGCCTGGGGCCCCGCTTGGtgcccggggccgccgccgcctcagccGCCGCCGGAGCTGGGCCCTTGCTGCTTTGTGACCGCCCTGAGCGCCCCTCCGAGCCCCGAAAGTTAG